A section of the Myxococcus virescens genome encodes:
- a CDS encoding metal-dependent hydrolase has protein sequence MDMRTKLMAVVAGAAMAFGGTAAAQGTPAPGKVAAAKAPAAATRGKTEVTWWGHAAFVIRSPGGAVIAIDPWLSNPKAPKGAAQPEALDAILLTHGHFDHVGEAKALAEKTGAKVYGSFELINLLGLPEAQSVGANAGGTFQVKDVTLHLVEAVHSSSYAADPKSPAQYAGAPLGYVLEIDKGPTLYHAGDTGPFEGMSLIATQFKPTVALLPIGGHFTMGPAEAAQAVRLLKVKSVIPMHYGTFPLLQGTPDALTGELKKLRNTAKVVVPEPGATTAL, from the coding sequence ATGGATATGCGGACGAAGCTCATGGCAGTGGTGGCGGGCGCGGCAATGGCCTTCGGCGGGACGGCGGCGGCGCAGGGAACCCCGGCGCCCGGCAAGGTCGCGGCCGCCAAGGCCCCGGCGGCGGCCACCCGCGGCAAGACGGAGGTGACGTGGTGGGGGCACGCGGCCTTCGTGATTCGCAGCCCGGGCGGCGCGGTGATTGCCATTGACCCCTGGCTCTCCAACCCCAAGGCCCCGAAGGGCGCCGCGCAGCCGGAGGCGCTGGACGCCATCCTCCTCACCCACGGCCACTTCGACCACGTGGGCGAGGCCAAGGCGCTGGCCGAGAAGACGGGCGCCAAGGTTTATGGCTCCTTCGAGCTCATCAACCTGCTGGGGCTCCCGGAGGCCCAGTCCGTGGGCGCCAACGCGGGCGGCACCTTCCAGGTGAAGGACGTCACGCTCCACCTGGTGGAGGCGGTCCACTCCAGCAGCTACGCCGCGGACCCGAAGTCGCCGGCGCAGTACGCGGGCGCGCCCCTGGGCTACGTGCTGGAAATCGACAAGGGTCCTACGCTGTACCACGCGGGTGACACCGGACCCTTCGAGGGCATGTCGCTCATCGCCACCCAGTTCAAGCCCACCGTGGCCCTGCTCCCCATTGGCGGCCACTTCACCATGGGCCCCGCGGAGGCGGCCCAGGCGGTGCGGCTCCTGAAGGTCAAGAGCGTGATTCCCATGCACTACGGCACCTTCCCGCTGCTCCAGGGCACCCCGGACGCGCTGACCGGCGAGCTGAAGAAGCTGCGCAACACGGCCAAGGTGGTGGTCCCGGAGCCCGG
- a CDS encoding HSP90 family protein, protein MDHRFQVSLRGVIDLLSHHLYSSPGVYVRELLQNATDAIRARQLLEPGHAGTVRLELMEKQDGSPPTLLFSDDGVGLTEDEIHRFLATIGESSKREALEARRNDFIGQFGIGLLSCFMVCDELLVVTRSARGDGRTLEWRGRHDGTYAVRPSEHPLAQPGTQVFLVARPDMAHWFTATRLRNLASHYGGLLPFPIHLTTDQGTERLDTSGAPWRREYDSASERRKALLAYGRELFDTDFVDCIPLRSTAGDVDGVAYVLPASPHFNSRQKHRVYLKHMLLSESAENLLPDWAFFVKCVVNANALRPTASRESFYEDDALAAARESLGQSLRGYLMELAREDPRALQRLIALHGLSVKALALDDDDFYRLIIHWLPFETSMGMMTLADYRRAHPVVRYTSTLDGFRQIAQVAGAQGLCIINAAYTHDTSLLEKLPHAVPDVQVEPFSSADLPQSFDELTLDEREATFPLLRMAENVLAPFRCGAVVKKFYPAEVPTLYSSDAEGAFRRDAERAREESDDLYAGVLDSVMAASGSEPAQLCFNLHNPVVRRLAAVADRDMLKLSVEMLYVQALLLGHHPLNAQEMVLLNQGLLGLISAQLGGDDGRGGEGSGGAGPRGLH, encoded by the coding sequence GTGGACCACCGATTTCAAGTCAGCCTCCGCGGGGTCATCGACCTCCTGTCTCACCACTTGTACAGCTCCCCGGGCGTCTACGTACGCGAGCTGCTCCAGAACGCGACCGATGCCATCCGCGCCCGCCAGCTCCTGGAGCCCGGCCACGCGGGCACCGTCCGGCTGGAGCTGATGGAGAAGCAGGACGGCAGCCCGCCCACCCTGCTCTTCAGCGACGACGGCGTGGGGCTGACCGAGGACGAAATCCACCGCTTCCTGGCCACCATCGGTGAGTCCTCCAAGCGCGAGGCCCTGGAGGCCCGCCGCAACGACTTCATCGGTCAGTTCGGCATCGGCCTGCTGTCCTGCTTCATGGTGTGTGACGAGCTGCTGGTGGTGACGCGCTCGGCACGCGGCGATGGGCGCACGTTGGAGTGGCGGGGCCGGCATGACGGCACGTACGCCGTGCGGCCCTCCGAGCACCCGCTCGCCCAGCCCGGCACCCAGGTGTTCCTGGTGGCCCGCCCGGACATGGCGCACTGGTTCACCGCCACGCGGCTGCGAAACCTCGCCAGCCACTACGGCGGCCTGCTGCCCTTCCCCATCCACCTCACCACGGACCAGGGCACCGAGCGGCTGGACACCTCCGGCGCCCCCTGGCGCCGCGAGTACGACAGCGCCTCGGAGCGGCGCAAGGCGCTGCTCGCCTACGGGCGCGAGCTGTTCGACACGGACTTCGTCGACTGCATCCCCCTGCGCTCCACCGCGGGAGACGTGGACGGGGTGGCCTACGTGCTGCCCGCGTCGCCGCACTTCAACTCACGGCAGAAGCACCGCGTGTACCTCAAGCACATGCTGCTGTCGGAGAGCGCGGAGAACCTGCTGCCGGACTGGGCCTTCTTCGTGAAGTGCGTGGTGAACGCCAACGCGCTGCGGCCCACCGCCAGCCGGGAGTCCTTCTACGAGGACGACGCGCTCGCCGCGGCGCGCGAGTCCCTGGGGCAGTCCCTGCGCGGTTACCTGATGGAGCTGGCGCGTGAGGACCCACGCGCGCTCCAGCGGCTGATTGCCCTGCACGGGCTGAGCGTGAAGGCGCTGGCGCTGGATGACGATGACTTCTACCGCCTCATCATCCACTGGCTGCCCTTCGAGACGTCGATGGGGATGATGACGCTGGCGGACTACCGGCGCGCGCACCCCGTGGTGCGCTACACGTCCACGCTGGACGGCTTCAGGCAGATTGCCCAGGTGGCCGGTGCCCAGGGCCTGTGCATCATCAACGCGGCGTACACGCACGACACGTCGCTGCTGGAGAAGCTGCCGCACGCGGTGCCAGACGTGCAGGTGGAGCCCTTCTCCTCCGCGGACCTGCCGCAGAGCTTCGACGAGCTCACCCTGGACGAGCGCGAGGCCACCTTCCCGCTGCTGCGCATGGCGGAGAACGTCCTGGCGCCGTTCCGCTGCGGCGCGGTGGTGAAGAAGTTCTACCCGGCGGAGGTGCCCACGCTCTACAGCTCGGACGCGGAGGGCGCGTTCCGGCGCGACGCCGAGCGGGCCCGCGAGGAGTCGGATGACCTGTACGCCGGTGTGCTGGACAGCGTCATGGCGGCCTCGGGCAGCGAGCCGGCGCAATTGTGCTTCAACCTCCACAACCCGGTGGTGCGGCGGCTGGCCGCCGTGGCGGACCGGGACATGCTGAAGCTGTCAGTGGAGATGCTCTACGTGCAAGCACTGCTCTTGGGACACCATCCGTTGAACGCACAGGAGATGGTGCTGCTGAACCAGGGCCTGTTGGGCCTCATCTCCGCGCAACTGGGCGGGGATGACGGGCGCGGCGGCGAAGGCAGCGGCGGCGCGGGTCCCCGGGGGCTGCACTGA